The Moorena producens PAL-8-15-08-1 genomic interval CCAATCAATATGGTAGACGGCAAAGTAGAAATCAGCTCCTTCGGGGCGAGGGAAGTAGCCTTGGTAGTAGACAAACCTACTACCGGAGTAAGTCCTTTTAACTCAGGATTGTCTGCCTGACGCACTCAGAACTATTTTCAAGTGAGATGACTGGAATCTACACTGCCGATGAATTACAACAGCTGATGACCCAGGAGTCAGAGCGATGGCGACCTCTGGTATTTACTAATGGCTGTTTTGATATACTACACATTGGTCATGTGCGTTACTTAAAGATTGCCAAATCCTTGGGTTCAGCTCTAGTGGTCGGGCTAAATAGTGATCAATCAGTAAACCGCATTAAACCATCACAGCCAGGATATCCTTCCCGACCACTGGTTCCTGAAATACAGAGGGCAGAGATTCTGGCAACTCTCAAACCCGTAGATGGGGTAGTGATTTTTGCTGAAACCACAGCTAATCGTTTAATTGAAGCACTGCAACCAGAGGTGTACGTTAAAGGGGGTGACTACACTTTATCCACTTTACCAGAAGCCCAAATTGTTCAATCCTACGGGGGGCGGATTGAGTTAGTCCAGGTTGAATTTCCTACCTCCACTACTCAAATCATTAACCGCATTCTTCAGGCTCGATAAGCACGTGAGAATAGAGAATGGTTAAAATTTGGTAAATTGTTGTGGGTGTAAATTGATTCTTTGTCAATTTTGGAAAAAACTTTTCATACCCTCGGGTGTTCTCTCTTCCTAGCTGGTGTCTCCCTATATACAGTATAGGCACGCTACATTAGGCATGATAGCAGGCTTACATTAGGTACTAAGCACCCTTACACACTTAACTATTAACCATTAACCATTAACCATTAACCATTAAACCAACACCTAACCCCCAACCCCTAACAATTAACCTGCAAGTTAATTGTTCAAGCAGCGATTAGAGTGAAGCACCGAAGCGAGACAATTGACGGACTACGATCGCACTAATTGTGGCACAAGTTGTTCATCGTAAAAGGTTTAAGGTTAGACAATTATAAGCTTGAAGGTTGTATACAAGCGGTTCCTTGCCGTAGTCTAGGTTAAAAGCATGAACTTGCTTGACTCTCGACTTTAAAACCTATCACATTCAATCTTCTTGAGTGCAACCTCAAACCCTACCCTTCATGAGCGATCAAACGGCCCGGTTACCAGCAGAAGTCTCTAACACAGTTGCCGAACTCCAGCGCCAGCTAAAGTCTAGTTCTGAAAAAAAACAACAGGCTTTGATTCAGGAACTTGCCAACACTGGCACTGCCGGGTTAGACGTGTTAATGGAATTTTTACAGGAGCAACATGCCAACCCGACTATCCTCAGTGCTGGTTTTGCCTATCAAGCCCTCCATCAAGCCAATATGCCCAAAACCAATGAATTTTTGCAAACCTATTTTCCTACTGGGGTTGTACCCCTACGTTCTGAAGCAGGCATTGATTACACACCCGTGCAACAGCTGTTAGTTAAACAAGATTTTCTCGCAGCTGACCGTCTTACTCTCGAAAAACTCTGTGAGTTAGCAGGAGCTGCTGCTCTACAGAGAAGATGGCTGTATTTTTCCGAAGTAGACAATTTCCCGATTACAGATTTGCAAACTATTGATATCTTGTGGGTTATTCACTCTCAAGGCAAATTTGGATTTTCTGTGCAGCGGGAGCTTTGGTTGTCTTTGGGCAAGAACTGGGAAAAACTTTGGCCAAAAATTGGTTGGAAAACTGGCAATCGCTGGACCCGATATCCCCATGAGTTTATCTGGGATCTCAGTGCACCAAAAGGTCATTTGCCTCTTTCCAATCAGCTCAGAGGTGTTCGGGTATTTTCCTCTTTGCTTTCTCATCCAGCTTGGTCTACTCGGATATGACTGCCATAAGCGGTCAGGAAGGAAAAAAACACAAAAATGCTTCTGATACCAAAAAAAATGGCATGATTTAAGCATTTATTTTCCTGAGAATTTGTTGACTTCACTACTCTATCTGGGAACCTTAAGTGTTGTGGGTAGTACTACAGTAGCCAGTGGACTGTGGTGCTACCAAAGGTAACCATGGGGAATGGGTTGGTTATGGCAAAAGAAAATCAACTTTTTTGTACTCTGGATGGTTTGACTCCTAAAGAACGGGAAAAAAAACGACTGAAAACTCTTCGGGATTTAGGTCTACTCGAAGCAGAAACAGTACCAGTTTTTGACGAGGCAACTCAGACTACTGCCAGATTTTTAGATGTGCCTATCTGCATTTTGGGCTTTATGGTACAAACGCAACAGCACATCAAATCAGCTGTGGGATTATCTAGAATCGGGCTAATGAATCGAGTGGCACAGTCCCGTCAGTTGCCCCGTAGTGAATGCTTTTGTAGCTATGTAGTAGATAGTCATCAAATGTTGGCGATTAATGATACAGTCGCCAACCCTGTCTTTGCTAGTAGTGTACTGGTTCACCACTACGGTATCCGTTCTTACTTAGGTGCACCCCTGTTAACTGCTGACGGAGAATGTTTAGGTACCCTAGCCGTTATGGATTTAGTACCTCGCAATTTTACCACCAAAGATTATGAGTTTTTGGCAATTACCGCTCGCTGGAGTCTCAGTGAATTTGAGCGGAATCATTTTTTGAAAAAAGAGCGTGACCGCTTTGTTAACTGGCTACCTAACTCTTCCAGAGAGGCTCAGCACTCTCTGGAAGTGGAGTCTGATCGGGAAATTTATAGCCCTAAGAATATCTGTCTAGATGGAATAACTGGTTTTAACTCAGTTCACACCATTAAGTACAAATTACTAACTCAGCTGACACAGGAATTGCGCACACCTCTAACATCAATTATGGGAATGGCTAGTGTATTAAGTCGCCAAGTTTATGGGTCTTTGACTGATAAACAAAAAGAATATCTAGAAATTGTTTATTGCAGTGGTCGTCAGCTGGTCTTGATGGTTGATGAAATTCTTTGCTTGGGGATTTTTGAGGAAAACAGCGAACAACTAAATTTAACTGCTGTAGATATTGAAATGCTCTGTCAACAAGCAATTAACAATTTAGCACAGATAGCCCAGCAACATCGACAAAAGTTGCATTTATCTGTAGAGCCAGGGAATCGCATCTGGTTTCTGGATAAAGAAAAGGTCAGACAAATGCTATATTACCTCATATTCAGTGTGATTTACTCGGCTGAAGCAGGGGGTGAAATACGCATCCATGTCTCTCGAAAAACTGATTTGGACAGGGCTAATGTCGTGTCTTTGAAAATCGCGGTTTGGGTTTCTCACCCCTGGCTCGGAGATGGTCTACCTCAGATGTACGGACAAATTTCTGAGTTACCGTTACAATCTCCCTCAGCAGCAGCAGCAGTTGCTAATGCTTTAGAAACCCCATTCATCAATGAACGACTGGGAATAAGTGAACTACCTTCGAGTTCTAACTTCCTCTGTGACAATCAGTTTTTATCCAGTTCTTTTGACCCAGAAAGCACTAGTTGGAGTTCTGAATCGGAAAAAATACCTCAGAATAGTGAATCTCGTGAAAGTTTAGGGCTATTACTAAGCTGCCATTTAGCTAAACGCCATAGAGGAAAAATTTCTGTTCAAGGTTTGCCAGAGTTAGGGTATCGCTACGTGATTACTTTACCTAAATTAGAGTCTCCTGATCAAAACTGTTAAACCACTGTTCCGATTCATTGACTCATATGTTAAACTAATCTGGGCAACGGTGGTGTCAAGGTGATCTAGCCATCAGACCTAGACCGTATTTCTCAAAAAAACTCATAAATAGAAGACTAAGGGCTGATAAGTGTTGCTGAGTTAATAAATTATTTAACTTTGCTTAGTCTTTCTGAAGTGGTCGATAGCAAAAGTGCTAAAGACCCCCTGAGAACACCAGCTTTTCGGGAAGCGTCGAACAGTTTTTTAGTATTTAGTGAATGAATCCTGATCTATAATCTTTGATTATAGATGGGGTGGGTTCAAATAAAAAATAGACAATGAATTCAGCTTGGGAACAGTTTACTCTATCAAATTTACAGCTGTATCGGTGGCGAGCCACTAGCTATTTGTATCGCCTAGTGGGACTCCTAGATGCTTGGCGTCAGAGTAGCTTGCTCCTACAGTGGTCTGACCCAATAGGAGCGATGATAGTTGCTCTGGTGTTCGGTTTAGCTCCTTTTGTCTCCAATGCTCTAGTAGGCATCTTGTTAATTGCAAGTGCAGGGTTCTGGGTATTGCTAACCTTATCCGATGATATAGGAAAGCCGAAGGTAAGCCCCATTCATCTGTTAGTTTTTTTGTACTGGAGTGTTGCCACTATAGCCACCGCACTCTCTCCGGTGAAAGGGGCTGCCTCTAGTGGTTTGGTGAAATTAACCCTTTATTTGTTGTTTTTTGCCCTGATCGCAAGGGTATTGCGTTCCGGTCCGCTTCGTAGCTGGATTATTACCCTGTTTCTCCATATCTCACTAATTGTCAGTATTTACGGCTTGCGGCAGTGGTTTTTTGGGGCTGAAGCATTAGCTACCTGGGTAGACCCGACTTCAGCAGCAGCAAAACTGACACGGGTCTATAGTTATCTGGGCAACCCGAATTTACTAGCTGGTTATCTGATCCCAGCAGTATCATTGAGTTTGGCAGCAGTATTTGTCTGGCAGGGTTTGCTCCCCAAAGCCTTAGCACTGACGATGGTGGTCGTGAATTCAGTTTGTCTAGTGCTAACCTTTAGTCGGGGTGGATGGATTGGTTTTGTTGTTTGTATTTTCGTCTTCTTGATCCTGCTGGTGTATTGGTACAGTGTGCAGTTACCCCCTAAATTACGCCCTTGGGCAATGCCAGCCTTATTAAGCAGTTGTGCTGGGGTGATGCTTCTCGCAGTCATGTTTGTTCCAGCTATACGCGATCGCATTGGTAGTATTTTTGTTGGTCGGGAAGATAGTAGTAACAACTTCCGCATGAATGTTTGGTCTGCTGTGGTGGACATGATTCGTGACCGACCCATCATTGGCATTGGTCCAGGTAACAACGCCTTCAACAAAATCTATCCCCTTTTCCAACGCCCGAAATATACCGCCCTCAGTGCCTATTCCATTTTCCTAGAAACTGCCGTAGAAATGGGTTTGATCGGGATGTTATGTTTCCTTTGGTTGCTGATAATCACCTTCAACCAAGGTATGCAACAACTGAGTCGTCTGAGAAATTTAGGTAATCGTCAGGGATTTTGGCTGATGGGAGCCATTGCTACCATGTCAGGAATGCTCGCCCATGGTCTGGTAGATACCGTTTGGTACCGTCCTCAAGTGCAGACCTTATGGTGGCTAGTCGTTGCCATTATTGCCAGTTTCTATGTCAATCCGAATTCTGACCCGTAAAAAGTTTAGCTGTCCGGCAAAATTCATCCCACACCTATGCTGCGCATAGGTGTGGGATGAATTTTGCACAGAGTATGTATGGAATTGCTATAATATATGTACTGATAAACAAAGCCTAAAATGCTGGTTTGTCAGCTATTTAACTAGCAAAAAAATAGAATTTTTGTATTGTTCCGGCGCGGAGGGGCATCCCGGAGACGAAACCTTAGAAGAGTGGAGCCTTAATCATAAAGTTTTAACCCTTTACCCATAGCCGACTAACCATAAAGGCTCCACTCTTCTTGCGGTAACTTCTGACCGTGTCGTTAATAAAGCAAGCCTACGTATCCGTTCGCGCAGCGTCGGCGAAAGCCGATACCGTTGGGTGGAGTTGGCAAGAAGCCCAAACTGACCTTACAGGTTCAGTTTGGGAGTATGTCACAATTTGCAGGTTGCTTTGGAGGTTGGAGGTTACAAGTTACCAAGTTACAGGTTGCTAGTTTTGTACTAAACAAACAACCTTGGCCTATTGGCCACGCTACGCGAACAACCCACCAACCTTGGCCTATTGGCCACGCTACGCGAACAACTCACCAACCTACCAACCTACCCTTCACCGAAGCCCTTTGGCGAACAACCTTCAATAACGTTTGAGAGCCCTTGCCATATCTCGCTGATCCTGACGCCTCTTGATCGTCTCGCGCTTATCATGGAGCTTTTTCCCTCTGCCCAAACCAATGCTGACTTTAACTAAGCCGCGCTTCAAATAAATCTTTAAGGGGACAAGGGTTAAACCTTGCTGTTCTAATTTACCGGTAAGCTTATTAATTTCCTTACGGTGCAGCAGTAGTTTTCGGTTGCGACGGGGGTCATGATTAAAATATTCGTTGATATTTTGGTACGGAGAGATATGGACATTGAGCAGCCACGCTTCCCCACCACGAATCAACCCATAGCCATCCCGCAAGTTGACCTTGCCAACTCGGATAGACTTGACCTCCGTTCCCTTTAACTCAATCCCGGCCTCGTAAGTCTCTAAAATTTCGTAGCGGAAACGAGCTTGTCGATTATCACTAATAAGTTTATAACTTTCACCTTTATCACTCATAGTCTTGCCACTCCCACAAGCTTGCAGTTATATAACTGTAGCGCCTGAGGTTAGAACTGGCGACAACGCGAAACTATTAACTTTTATGAAGATATTGAGATTTACCTACAAAACGGTTACAATAGATACAAAAATCACAAATCGTTCATCTGTTCATGACTTGAGCATGGGTGATCAAGTTTCATGGAGAGACGGAAGTAAGGATATATCCTGAAGGTTAGTAAACAGCTAGAGAAAATGTCGCAGAGTCTACCAAAAACTCTTATTATTTATTAGACTTAAATTATGGTAACACCGACAGGGATTATTATGTAACTTAAATTAAAGCCGAAAACCAAGGGTTTAATAGTTGCGCTCTCTATCCCGGTGTTATAACTTTTTTGACATTTTTATGGCGCTCGCGGGATATTCCGTCAGAGAAGCGCGGAGATACCCCCTGGATGCGATTGCATCTTGCCTTGGCGGGCTAGGATCTGCCTTGGTAGATTCTGGTAGCTAAAAAGTATCGGAAAATTTTGAGGGTAAAAAAATCCTCAAAGTCTTATTAGTTTAAATAGGTAAGAGGAGGTAAGTAATGGTTACTTTAAATAAATCATTAAAGAAATATAACAAAAAATCGATAAATGCTCAAGTATCACTAGTTTTAACTAAAAAAAATCTAATTCCAGTCAATGGCTATGGTGCTTGTAGTGTTTCGGGTTGCCACTGTAAATCGTTTGAAGGATCTGATTATACTTGTTCTAACTGTGGTCACAATTATGCTAGTCACTGGTAGGAGGTGATAAGTAGGTGAGCCCAGGGCTATTTCATTCTGGATCTAGGTAACGAGTTTAGAGGCTTGTGACAGTTAACTTAATTGTCCACTAATCTGCCAATATCTACAAAAAATTGGTAGATTAGATTCATGACACTCGTGCCACTCCGTAAGGCGGTCGAACTTACGGGACTCTCTAGGAACACTTTAAGGAAGTATGCAGACGATGGGACGATCAGATGCGAAAAAACCCCAGGGGGAACTAGATTTTTTGACACAGAAAGCTTACTTAGTCTTGGGCGGCGACAACCAAGACAGCCAACCACAATCTGTTATTGCCGAGTTAGTTCTACCAAGCAAAGAGACGACCTCGCACGCCAAGTCGCCTACCTACACTCCCTCTTCCCAGGAGCGGAAATCATCAAAGATATCGGGTCGGGACTCAACTACAAAAGGAAAGGACTTAAAGCCATACTGGAGCGAATTGTGCGCGGAGATCAGCTCACAATTATTGTTGCCTGTAGAGACCGACTTACCAGATTTGGGTTTGAACTCATTGAGTACTTGGTTAGAAGTTACCGTAAGAGTAGTGCAGCCTTTATAGTGGGTAAATTATGCAGCATAGGGTCTTGGTTTTGTAGTAAGGCTGCACTACTCTAAGGTTTCATCTCCGGTCAGTCTCAACGGTGGAAAAATCCTGGTTCTCGACCAACCTGAAAGCTGTCCCGAGTCGGAACTTACCGCAGATCTTCTCTCCATTATTCACGTCTTCTCTTGCCGCGTCCACGGACTCCGAAAGTACGGTTCGAAAATCAAAGAAGATTCGAGTGTTCCTAAACCCTGAGCAACGTTTAACAGCTCGTAAGTGGTTTGGAGTTTCCCGTTATGTTTTCAATAAAACCGTCAAAATACTCTCTGATGGTGAAACCAAAGCTAATTGGAAAGCCATCAAGACTGGGATATTAACTGACCTCCCTGAGTGGTGCAAAGCAGTACCCTATCAAATCAAATCTATAGCGATAAAGGATGCTTGCACTGCTGTTAGGGAAGCCAAAAAGAAGTACAAAAAGACTTCACAAATCAATCGGGTAAGATTTAGATCTCGCAAGAACCCTGTCCAGTCTTGCTATATCCCTAAGTCAGCAGTGTCCAGTAAAGGGATCTATCACACAAAGCTTGGAGAAATTACCTTTGCCGAGACTCTGCCTGACAATATCTGTGATTGTCGATTGACTAGCACCAACGGGAACTACTACCTGGTAGTTCCCCATGAAGCAACTAATACTAGAGCCGAGAACCAAGGCAGAGTAGTCGCTTTAGACCCCGGAGTTAGGACTGTCTTGATGCAGTCGCTCATGGGGGAAACCCCCAAGACCGCGCTGCATCGCTTTTTGACATTCTTTAGTGAGACTTCTGTTGGAAAGATTGGTGATGGTGATTTCTCCCAGATTCAAAGGATTTGTTCTCATCTCGACAACCTTTTGTCTCGAATAAGTAAAGCTAAGAAAGGACAAAAACGCCGAATGATAAAAGCCGCTAGACGGATGATCATCAGGCTCCAAAATCTTGTAAACGAGCTTCACCATAAAGCGGCTAGGTTTTTAGTTGACAACTTCGATGTGATATTGCTTCCCACTTTTGAGACTTCCCAGATGTCCAAAAAGACTACTCGCAAAATTAGATCGAAGACAGTTCGCAATATGCTTTCTTTTGCTCATTATCGCTTTAAAGAATCTCTAAAACATAAAGCCCAAGAAACTGGGAAAGTCGTCGTAGACGTCTGTGAAGCCTATACGAGTAAGACAGTTAGCTGGACTGGGGAATTGGTCAATATCGGTGGCAGCAAAATTATTAAATCAAAAGTTGATGGTAGATCAATGGATTGACCGAAGGTCACGCTTCGCGAACGAGACATTAACGGCGCTCGTGGAATATTTCTACGAGCCTTGGGAGATACCCCCTGGCTGAGAAATCAGCTTGCATTAGTGAGCCTTGATTTGCCTTTGGTAGATTTTGGTAGCTAAAAAGTATCGGAACGCGCCTCTTATCACTACAATCACACTATGAGGCGAAGACTATGAAACTTTCTTATCGCGGTGTTAGCTACCAATACCATCCTTGCGAAGTTTCCACCACAGCAGTTGACTTGACTGGCAAGTATCGGGGAGTGAATTACCGATTGGGTAGTGCCCATCCTATACCACTTGTGCAAGACAAAGTCAACCTCAAATATCGTGGCGTTTCTTATTAAGTGACATACTCCCAGACTGACAAGCACGGTTCAGTGTGGGCTTCTTGCCAACTCCGCCCATTGGTTAGGATACTCAGCAAGCTTTATTAACGATACGGTCAGAAGTTACCGCAAGAAGAGTGGAGCCTTTATGGTTAGCAGGCTATGCATAAAAGAGGTGCGACCCGTGGCGAATTTAATTCGCCAACGGAAAGCGCACCTTTGGTTAAAACTTTATGATTAAGGCTCCACTCTTCTAAGGTTTCGTCTCCGGGATGCCCCGACCCACGCCTTACAATACAAAAAAGTTCAATTTTGAGGCAAGTAGGTGGCGGTTAGCTCTTAATTTGTCTTCCCTACTATTTTCAGTATAGCATTTTTCAACCTATGCAACACAGTTCCTGTGCGCGATTCATCTCACACTCATGGGGTAGCATTGAGATGTGAGGCTAAAGAGCGGATGACGCTAAATATCAACTAAGTATTCTAGCCTACAAATAAGGTGTCTCTAAACTTATAGCCAGTGGTGGCGATATGCCCTAGGCATCTGCCCTGTAAGCAATCACTCTCTTGGTGTGCGTTCCCTACCGCTTTGAATAAGCGCGGGGTGGGGTTCCACCCCATCTTTAATTTGGCTTCCTGATTGGATTACAACCCAGCTGGATACAGAAGTACTAGATGCACCCTAACTAATTCCCTCAGCCACTGACAGAGGACATTCTCTGTCAGTGGCTGGTTTTTTTTGTGTTGATATCAGTTTTTACAGAAAATTTGTGATATAAATATTTATAATATTTAACATAAAGTAACAAGAGACTACCTAGAGGCAGGAAAAATTAACTATGGGACTCTTTGGCAATTTGTTCAACTCTCAGACCAAGTACGTTGATGAGGACCGCCAGGATATGGCACAGTCTATAGAAGCTAACCAGTCCAAAGAGTATTTCTTGGACACAGATGAAGCCAAAACAATGGGAAACATTGACTACATGCGCAGCAGCGTTAAGGTCAAGAAATCCTATCCCAAGACCAAAACTGCTGTTTTAAGGGGTGAAGTGGTAGAGCAGATCTCTGCTACGGATAAAGTCACCCTTTCCCAAAATCAGACACCTATGGCCACTTCTGAGCCGGCTTCCCAGTCTGGAGCTACATCCGAGTCTGGAGCTACATCAGGACAAAACGGTCAGGTAAGCTCTCAACGCCGTCGCCCTGACTCCAGCCTGGATCCTTTCCTCAAAATGGCTCAGGATCTAAGAAAGGGTTAATTCAGTGCTTTGTAGATTGACTCCAATTCTACAAGGCATGATCAAATCTTAACTGCACCAGTGGCAAATTTGATTTTTAGATAATCCTCTTCCATCTTGGCTCCTGAAGGTTTTAGGGCAGCTAAAGCTTGGGGGAGGACTAAATTGCGGCGATGGTTACCAATGCGAACATTCAATTCATCTCCTGTTTGAGTAAGCTGTATTTTGTCTTTGGGTATACCAGGTAGGTACAGTTCTAGGCTGTACTCATTTTTATGCTGTATTACTCTAATGGTGTTTTCTTGGTAATACACTTGAGTGGGATCTTCTGAACCATACAGGGTTTCTTTCAGACGCTCCAACGCCTCAATACCGCACATTTCTTGACAATAGAGCGGAACTTCTTTAATGGGTAAAGGCCGGAAATTGTCGTGAATTTCTTGGCGATACTGTTGCTGATTTTCTTTCCAGCGTTGGAAAAATGGGTCAGTTACTTGGTCAGGAATGATCCGATTCGCAACAACTAGATCAGTGGCAACGTTGTATAGGCTTAAGTAAGCATGAGCTCGTAAGGACTCCTTAATCACCATTCTCTCAGGATTAGTAACCAGACGCACTGATGTTTGTTGGTTGTCAGTGAGTACCTTCTCTAAGGCTTCAATTTGTTCATAAAACTCATAGGGAGCATCCATGACCTCTTTATCTGGTAAAGAAAAGCCAGCAATGGGTTTGAATAACGGTTCAACCAAAGGTCTCAGAGCAACTGACATACTTTGTAGTGGCTTATAAAAACGGCGCATATACCAGCCACTGACTTCTGGTAAGCTCAGTAACCGTAGCGCAGTACCAGTAGGAGCTGAGTCAATAACCAGAACATCGTACTCGTCTTCATCGTAGTGACGTTTCATGCGGACGAGACCGAAAATTTCATCCATACCAGGAAGAACGGCTAATTCTTCTGCCTGTACCCCATCTAAGCCCCTAGCTTGCAGCACTTGGGTAATGTAACGCTTAACCGCTCCCCAGTTTCCTTCCAATTCCATCAGAGCGTCAAGTTCTGCTCCCCAAAGGTTGGGGCGGACTAATCGGGGGTCATGACTTAGTTCAATATCAAAACTATCTGCTAGGGAGTGAGCTGGGTCAGTACTCAGAACTAGGGTTTTGTAGCCTAACTCGGCACAACGCAAGCCAGTAGCAGCGGCTACAGAGGTTTTTCCTACTCCTCCTTTACCGGTCATCAAAATTACGCGCATGGTATGCTCCAGCTGTTCTGAGAAAAGTTTACATTTATTTACTTTACATTACTGTACAAAAGCTGCTTCAGTACGTCCAGGCGTGAACAGTCCCAATAATCTATATGAGAAACAATTAATCCCTCAGCATTCAGCTTTAACTCGCTCCAGCCAGGAATAGTCATTCGAGGTTTCCAGGGTAATGGCGTAGTCCAGCTCAGAGTCCAGCGGGTTTTAATTGTATCTCCTGACTGGGAAATGTGTTGCAAATCTAGATGGGGCTCGAGGAACCAGCGATTGATAAAGGCAATCATTTTTTTATAACGCTCAAGCCCGCGAAATTGGTTGAGGGGGTCTTTAAAATAGACGTCTGAGGCGTAGATGCTATAAGTTTGGTCAGCTGGGAACCTTTGATAGTCTTGTTGGAGAATTTGGGCTATAGGACTGAGAATCTCTTTTTGGTCAGGGTCTTGAGTGTTATTATACCGATTTGTATTCATACGTTGTATTAATACAGGTAATAATAACCTAATATATTATTTCGTTATTTAGTTGTGAGTCTTACTGGCATGTTCAAACAAGGGTTTTTCGGCAATTGCACCTAACCCGACGGAAGCCAGGAGTTTGTTCCAAGCTTCTGCCAAGTTCTTGTCATTGGGGCGCTGCCTTCGCAACTCTACCAGAGTCGTTAATGTTTCGTACCAAAGCCGATCATTTGCGTAGATCACAACACGCTGTTGGGGGGTTGCTTGCTTTAAACGCTGCGCCAGGTTTGGATTTTCTTCAACTCGCTTGACCCCACCATCAATATAGATATTGTTTGAGGAGTAGACCGGATCAATCAATCCTACCTGCCAGTAATATTTCTGATTAACTTC includes:
- a CDS encoding DUF2358 domain-containing protein; the encoded protein is MNTNRYNNTQDPDQKEILSPIAQILQQDYQRFPADQTYSIYASDVYFKDPLNQFRGLERYKKMIAFINRWFLEPHLDLQHISQSGDTIKTRWTLSWTTPLPWKPRMTIPGWSELKLNAEGLIVSHIDYWDCSRLDVLKQLLYSNVK